From Roseovarius pelagicus:
ATGCCAAAACCCGGCTCGTCCGGCACCGCCATGTAGCCGTCAGTGATCTTTGGAAACCCGTCGGGCAGCTGCCAAAGCAACGGGTCTCGCGTGCGGTTGGCAAAGATTTCAACAAACAAGGCATGAGGGTTTGCGGCCATCAGGTGCACCGCGATCTGCGGTTCTTCGTGATGCGCCATCTGGACATTCATGAATCCAGCCATTGCAGCCACTTTTTGCCATTCAGTGACGCCGCCGCAGAGGGTGCAATCCAGATTTAGGATGTTGATATCGCCATGCTTAATCAGATCGCGGCAAGCACGGCCGCTGATTTCGCCCTGGCCGACATTGATCGGGATATTGGTCTTGGTGGCCAGCAAACGGTGGCCATCGATTTGATCATACCATTTTAGCGGCTCTTCCATCCATCGGACGTTCAAATTTTGCTGTTCAAGCGCGACGCAAAATTCTATGGCATCCAACGGATCCCAACCCTGGTTTGCGTCAACCGTCAGCACAAAATCCTCACCTCCGGCCAAGCGTGCCGCGCGCACCCTCGCCAGGTCTTCCTCCAGGGACACTCGCCCGACCTTCATCTTTATGCCGATACATCCGGCATCCTTCACCTGGTTCACTTCCTCGGCGATGGCGGTGCAGGGATCTGATCCATTGTCAGGGTAATAGCCACCAATGGAAATCACCGGCACGCTTTCGCGGCAGCCGCCCAGAAGCTTGTACACTGGAACTCCGTAAAGCTTGCCACGAGCGTCCCACATGGCGTTATCGACGGCGCTGATGGCCTGCATGATGATGCCACGTGGATGCATGTCCAATTGGTGCAAACCACGATTTCCCAAATCCAGCGGATGGCGGAACATCAGCTCCCAAAGACGCTGAAAATCCCGCACGTCCTGACCTGCCAAAAGCGGCGCAAACTCATCTTCGATGACCGCGACAATTTCTTTCTGGGTATGGAATTCGTCGCCGCCATAGATTTCGCCGACGATCCCGTTTTCCAAATGAACCCTCGTGATGATCGTGGGGCGCGACGTAACCTTGTATGTACCGCCGCTGAATTCGCGGGACAGGTTCATGTCGAGGGCGATACAATCAATATGGGCGATCTTCATGAGATATTCCTTGCTTGTGTGCTGTCGGTCTCGCGAAACGTGGACACGTCATAGATAATTGGGGATTGATTAGGCATCAGCTCTGCGCGTGCGGGTCTCTTGCAAGACTTTGCACGCGATCGACGATATCGCCGGAGTGGCCGAGATAGTTTTCAGGCGCCAACAGAGCATCAATTTTCTGACGCGAGAGATGCACGGACACTTCAGGCATGTCAGACAGGGCTTCGGCCAGGTCGATTTTGCGGTCGCGCGTGTCGCGAAAGGCGCTATAAATGAGTTTGTAGGCTTTCTTGCGTCCAATCTTTGCGCCCAGTGCCATCATGACGGCCTCGGCAGAAATGCCGCCCTCGCTGATTGCCAGATTGGCCGCCATCCGGTCGGGATGAACCACAAGATTGTCCAACAGGTTGTCAGCATGTGACAGCGCAGCGGAAATATTCAAGAAAACTTGCGGTATCGCGTGCCATTCGGCGTGCCAGGGGCCGGTCGCGCGTTCAAAGTCGGTGCAAACTGCCTCCATCATGATGCCGGCATTCTGGCGCACGATGCGCCCGGTGCCGATAATCATCTCGCACAGAATGGGGTTGTGCTTTTGCGGCATCGTGCTGCTGGACCCGCGCTCAGCTGCATATTCCTCTGAAACTTCGCCAATCTCGGTCATCATCATGATCGACACATCTGTCGCTATCTTGCTGAGAGTGCCTGAGATAAGGCCAATAAGATTGACCCCCTCAGCCAGTGAGTCGCGCATGGCATGCCAAGGACACGGTGCCGTATACAGACCCAGTTCCCGCATCAATTCTTCATGTATCGTTAGGCCTTCGGGATGCAGAGAGGCAAGTGTGCCCGCTGCACCGGCGAACTGACCCTGAAGAACCCGTGCGCGCATCTCGCTCAGTCGGTCCAGATGGCGCA
This genomic window contains:
- a CDS encoding mandelate racemase/muconate lactonizing enzyme family protein, producing the protein MKIAHIDCIALDMNLSREFSGGTYKVTSRPTIITRVHLENGIVGEIYGGDEFHTQKEIVAVIEDEFAPLLAGQDVRDFQRLWELMFRHPLDLGNRGLHQLDMHPRGIIMQAISAVDNAMWDARGKLYGVPVYKLLGGCRESVPVISIGGYYPDNGSDPCTAIAEEVNQVKDAGCIGIKMKVGRVSLEEDLARVRAARLAGGEDFVLTVDANQGWDPLDAIEFCVALEQQNLNVRWMEEPLKWYDQIDGHRLLATKTNIPINVGQGEISGRACRDLIKHGDINILNLDCTLCGGVTEWQKVAAMAGFMNVQMAHHEEPQIAVHLMAANPHALFVEIFANRTRDPLLWQLPDGFPKITDGYMAVPDEPGFGISFNSEAITKYTVPR
- a CDS encoding class-II fumarase/aspartase family protein; the protein is MATKPPSIDRSPAALVDSAIFGDMFATEPMRDIFSDAGTIARYLDIEAALAKVQGELGIIPGDAAQVIQQTIARLDIDTAALRISANNVGYPIVGVVNQIADSCPGNAGQYVHWGATTQDIMDTAVVMQIRDAFNQVETALTGVNTHLGHLATEHRDTPMPGRTHLQHALPVSFGYKCAVWQSAVLRHLDRLSEMRARVLQGQFAGAAGTLASLHPEGLTIHEELMRELGLYTAPCPWHAMRDSLAEGVNLIGLISGTLSKIATDVSIMMMTEIGEVSEEYAAERGSSSTMPQKHNPILCEMIIGTGRIVRQNAGIMMEAVCTDFERATGPWHAEWHAIPQVFLNISAALSHADNLLDNLVVHPDRMAANLAISEGGISAEAVMMALGAKIGRKKAYKLIYSAFRDTRDRKIDLAEALSDMPEVSVHLSRQKIDALLAPENYLGHSGDIVDRVQSLARDPHAQS